Proteins encoded in a region of the Microbacterium neungamense genome:
- a CDS encoding FtsB family cell division protein yields MARRPVPPSPSPRAGAAQAAPAKGRRARTSVGSARGAAPASGRRRDVDVREWTSGIRLSGFAVIMLSLVILGTWVLVPTLGTYLEQRQRIAALEESVQLTKEEIAALEHQQERWEDPAYITAQARERLYYVRPGEVVYLIDNDLEPTDLPRAQTPVSDEIAERPSDWMPQLLRSIVGAGLAQSAVEAPAG; encoded by the coding sequence ATGGCACGACGCCCGGTTCCCCCTTCGCCGTCTCCGCGCGCGGGTGCCGCACAGGCCGCGCCGGCGAAGGGACGTCGCGCCCGCACGTCCGTCGGCAGCGCCCGCGGCGCTGCGCCGGCATCCGGCCGCCGTCGCGACGTCGACGTGCGGGAGTGGACCAGCGGCATCCGGCTCTCCGGCTTCGCCGTCATCATGCTCTCCCTCGTCATCCTCGGCACCTGGGTGCTGGTGCCCACGCTCGGCACCTACCTCGAGCAGCGCCAGCGGATCGCGGCTCTGGAGGAGTCCGTGCAGCTGACGAAGGAGGAGATCGCCGCGCTCGAGCACCAGCAGGAGCGCTGGGAGGACCCCGCCTACATCACCGCGCAGGCCCGGGAGCGGCTGTACTACGTGCGGCCGGGGGAGGTCGTCTACCTCATCGACAACGACCTCGAGCCCACCGACCTGCCGCGGGCGCAGACACCGGTCAGCGACGAGATCGCCGAGCGCCCCTCGGACTGGATGCCCCAGCTGCTGCGCAGCATCGTGGGCGCCGGGCTGGCGCAGAGCGCGGTCGAAGCCCCGGCCGGCTGA
- the eno gene encoding phosphopyruvate hydratase, translating into MALIEAVGAREILDSRGNPTIEVEVLLDDGVVQRAAVPSGASTGAFEAYELRDGDKSRYGGKGVLKAVEAVIDELGPAIEGLEASEQRVIDEVLVEVDGTENKKRVGANAILGVSLAVAKAAADSADLPLFRYLGGPNAHVLPVPLFNVINGGEHADNGIDMQEFFLAPIGADTYAESLRWGVETYHVLKAELKAAGYATGLGDEGGFAPDLPSNREGLDFLIKAIEKAGYTPGTDIALGLDVAATEFFKDGVYRLENKDWSADQLIEYYEGLVRDYPIVTIEDALAEDDWDNWKSLTEKLGSKVQLVGDDLFVTNPARLADGIRRGVGNSLLVKVNQIGTLSETLDAVSLAQRSGYTAMLSHRSGETEDTTIADLVVATNSGQIKTGAPARSERVAKYNQLLRIEEELGDAAVFAGRSAFPRFQG; encoded by the coding sequence GTGGCACTGATCGAGGCTGTAGGCGCACGCGAGATCCTGGACTCGCGCGGAAACCCGACCATCGAGGTGGAGGTGCTCCTCGATGACGGTGTCGTGCAGCGTGCCGCCGTCCCGTCCGGCGCGTCGACCGGCGCCTTCGAGGCGTACGAGCTCCGCGACGGCGACAAGAGCCGCTACGGGGGCAAGGGCGTCCTGAAGGCGGTCGAGGCCGTCATCGACGAGCTGGGGCCCGCGATCGAGGGCCTGGAGGCCAGCGAGCAGCGCGTCATCGACGAGGTGCTCGTCGAGGTCGACGGCACCGAGAACAAGAAGCGCGTCGGCGCCAACGCCATCCTCGGCGTCAGCCTCGCCGTCGCGAAGGCCGCCGCCGACTCGGCCGACCTGCCGCTGTTCCGCTACCTGGGCGGTCCGAACGCGCACGTCCTCCCGGTGCCGCTGTTCAACGTCATCAACGGCGGCGAGCACGCCGACAACGGCATCGACATGCAGGAGTTCTTCCTCGCCCCGATCGGCGCCGACACCTACGCCGAATCGCTGCGCTGGGGCGTGGAGACCTACCACGTGCTCAAGGCCGAGCTGAAGGCCGCCGGCTACGCCACCGGCCTCGGCGACGAGGGCGGCTTCGCCCCCGACCTGCCCAGCAACCGCGAGGGCCTCGACTTCCTCATCAAGGCCATCGAGAAGGCCGGTTACACCCCGGGCACCGACATCGCGCTCGGCCTCGACGTCGCCGCGACCGAGTTCTTCAAGGACGGCGTCTACCGCCTGGAGAACAAGGACTGGTCGGCCGACCAGCTGATCGAGTACTACGAGGGCCTGGTGCGCGACTACCCGATCGTCACGATCGAGGACGCCCTCGCCGAGGACGACTGGGACAACTGGAAGAGCCTCACCGAGAAGCTGGGCAGCAAGGTGCAGCTCGTCGGCGACGACCTGTTCGTCACCAACCCGGCCCGCCTGGCGGACGGGATCCGGCGCGGCGTCGGCAACTCGCTGCTGGTCAAGGTGAACCAGATCGGCACCCTCTCGGAGACCCTGGACGCGGTCAGCCTCGCCCAGCGTTCCGGGTACACCGCGATGCTCTCGCACCGCTCGGGCGAGACCGAGGACACCACGATCGCCGACCTGGTCGTGGCCACCAACTCGGGTCAGATCAAGACCGGTGCGCCCGCCCGCAGCGAGCGCGTCGCGAAGTACAATCAGCTTCTGCGCATCGAGGAGGAGCTCGGCGACGCCGCGGTCTTCGCCGGTCGCTCCGCATTCCCGCGCTTCCAGGGCTGA